In the genome of Capricornis sumatraensis isolate serow.1 chromosome 4, serow.2, whole genome shotgun sequence, the window ctttaccgCTGTGAAAATGAAGTGGTCCAGGAACGAGGGGCAAGGATTCTCCAGCACTCACCAGGTCTGGTCGGTAGTACCTATGCACCACCTCGGCGCCGGCGCACATGGCCAGGAGGCTGGCGGCGAACATTTTCAGGTAAGACGTCCAAGACACACCAGCGGGCATCTTCGGCTAGCTGGACGGGGAGGGAAAGCAGCCGGTGTTAGAAGGTCCTGAGTAAGCCGTGAGAGGAAACGAGCCCGACTGCAGCGCAGCGGCGGAGTCAAAACACCTGGGACCTCAATTATGAAGAGGGCGCTGGGCGCACGAACGCCCCCTAGAGGCGGACGATCAGCCCTCCACGGGGTCGAAGTGTGAGCACCCGGCCTTCGGGGTTCAAAGGCGCCTCTAGCCGAGCTAGCGGAAGGCCGCAGCGGGTGGTTCCGCACCAGATGGTTTACCGCGCCCCTGGAACTCCAGGGAGGAGAAGGACTACAGACCGCACTGCCCAGCCTACAGGTGCGCCCCGGGGGAGACTATACCGCCTGCTGCACGGGCGCTCCGCAGCGGGTCAGAGGACAGCGGAAGGACGCTGGGGAGCCGGACGGGCGGCCGCGGGCCGGACCGAAAGTGCGGGGGATAAGGCCTGCGCCGGACCGGAAAGCAGTGTCACTGCCGGCGCGGGAACGTAACCCGGATGGAAGTGGGGCTTTAGGCCAGAGCATGCGCCTTTCCCACCCCCCCCAAAGCCATTACCCAAAACCCTTCTGGACCCCAGGATCTGGGCGCCCTCATTATTTTCTATAGAACTGAATTTTCCTTGCAGATGTCGAGTCTTGAGCTGAGCTCTGGCTGGATTGTTGCATCTTGTGTGCTTTCCCACGCACAAAGGAGGTTGCTCCCGTTTCTACCTTTCACGAGTGGGTGGAGAATCACATACTGAGCTATGCGTGCTTAGGTGAGGCCACTCTGgagcaaatgaaattaaaagcattctctgttgttccctaTGAAGGAAAGTTACACGGCTCAAAacagcctggagttaaaactcccctccggGTCCTCCCCACTATTCTATACAAAACAGAACTCTCTCAccggaagggaaaaaaaaatggacattaaggttgattacaCCCAGCTCCCAGCCGGTCCCAGCCTCTGGCtaatctccagaattccttgccccagccggTTAAGAGATAACTAGCCGGAACAACCTTGGAGaggaacaggcccccttaagacagttAATGTCTACAAATATGACTATGTATACTTACTCATTTCTTGGGttagtgctgctgctgcggctaagtcacttcagtcgtgtccgactctgtgcgaccccatagatggcagcccaccaggctcccccgtccctgggattctccaggcaagaacactggagtgggttgtcatttccttctccagtgcatgaaagtgaaaggtgaaagtgaagtcgctcagtcgtgtccgactcttagcgaccccatggactgcagccgaccaggctcctttgtccatgggattgggttagtgcagcagctcactaatctcacctcattaaaggtgatctgttcctgtaaagtgcccCTCTCGTTCTTTTTCCAAACCTTAACCTTCTCGAACTCCCTTACCCTACACATCGTTTGTTACCTGAAACAGCCACACCGACAGCTATGACATTGTGCCGTGGTGCCACTGGAAAAATGGAAGAATGAAATCAACATTTAGCCTATGTGTTTTTAAGATTGTGTTTTGCCGACAAagtaaacaaacttatggttaccaaaagggaaaagggGTGGGAAGGacggataaattgggagtttgggattaacagacactactatacataaaatagataaacaacagggacctactgtataccccagggaactatattcagtatcttgtaataacctataatgggaacgattctaaaaaagaatatacttaCATATATGTGAGTTTATCTGAAgcagtttgctgtacacctgaaactaacacaacattataaatcaagtaaatttcaagtaaaacaaaagattgtgttttgtttcatttagcaGAAGGTTAATGAAAGACAATCCAAAGAATTAACCTTCTATGTATATGTATCGTGATAtggtcacatttttaaaaacaagtttatggTGGTATATTTGACATTCCGtaaactgcatatatttaaagtatacaatttcgATGAGATCTGACATATTTGTACACCTGTGAAACCATTACTAGGATCAAGATTATGAACACATCCATCAGCTTTAAAAGTTTCTTTGCACCTCTAATTCTGCCCACACAACCTCATTTCCTAGGAAACAACTGATCTTattttctgtcactatagatttgTTTGCACTTTCCAGAATGTTAAAGAAATGGAGTCATACAGAATGTACTATTTttggtctggcttatttcatgcagcacaattattttgagattcatccacacTGTTTCATGTATCAGTTGACTCTTTTGTATTGCTGAGTATGTTTATACGATGATTGGCTTATCCATTCACCTTTGGTGGAcatgtgggttgtttccagtttggcgCTAATATGAATAAAAACTGCTCTGAACAGTgaagagtgccagaaaaacaagtACAGATCTATAAATATATGCTTCTGCTTTTTGCATACATTCCTAGGTGTAGAATGGCTGCAGCCAATGTGGGTATGTagcttaactttttaagaaattgccaaactgttttccaaagtagttatATGATTGTACATTCCCATCAACCGTGTATGAGAGTTCTAGTTTCTCCACATACTCTTCAACACAGTGTAGCACTCTTCAAATTTTAGATATTCTAATAGGTGGGTAATGGTATCTCATGAATAACCATGTTGAGAACCATTTGGGGAAGTGTAAGTTCAAGTCTTTTGCACATTTTAAAGTTGGGTTCTTTATACATTAtggatcacttcagttcagttgctcagtcctgtttgactttgaaaccccatggactgcagcacgccaggcttccctgtccaacaccaactcccagagcttgctcaaactaacgtccatcaagtcatgatgccatccaaccatcttattctctgttgtccccttctcctcctgccttcaatctttcccaacatcagggtcttctccattgagtcagttctttgcatcaaatggccaaaatatagtgaaagtgaaaagtgaaagtgaagtcgctcagtcgtgtccgactctctgcgaccccgtggactgtagcctaccaggctcctctgtccatgagattctccaggcaagaatactggagtggattgccatttccttctccagggaatcttcctgacccagggatggaacctgggtctcctgctttggagtcagacgctttaacctctgagccaccagggaagccaaaatattATAGTATTATAAACTAATAGTGTACTTATAGTGTTGGAGTTATAAGATGGATCTGATCTACAAATACTTTTTCCCAGTCTATATTTTGACTCTTCTTAATAACCTTTTGAAAaagagaagtttttaattttaatgaagtcccatttccatttttctctttaatggGTCATGTTTTGCTGTTATATCTAAGAAATTCAACCCAAGGTCATagatttttctcttgtattttctcCTAGAAGTTGTATAGATTTAGGATTTTCAGTTAGGTCTATGATCCGTTTTGAGCAAAACATTTTCTCTGGGTGTGAGGTGTGTGCCCAAGTTTTGTTCtgtttgcgtgtgtgtgcttagtcactcaagtcctgtccaactctttgtgaccccatggactgtagcccaccaggctcctctgtccgtgagattttctaggcaagaatactggagtgtgttgccatgccctcctccaggggatcttcctgacccagggttgaaaccagagtctcttgcactgtgggcagattctttaccactgagccatcttggGAAGCCTGTATGCATATGGCTATCCAATtgttctagcaccatttgttgaaaagatgctaatgctttctccactgaattgctTTTGTACCTTTGTGGAAAATCTGCTGATTAATTGTCTATGTATGTGTCTTTCTGGATATTTTCCATTGATATACTTTTATCTATTGTGATAccacactatcttgattactgttGCCTTATAATAAAAACCAGGTAGTGTAGTCctccagttttttctttctttttgctatattcactattttgttctatttttttagattacacacgtaagtgatattatacagttCTTTATAAAGAACATTTTGGTTATTCTAGATCTTTGAGTTTCTGTATGACTTAGAATCATCTCATCAATTTCTACAATAAAGGCTGTTAACGATTTTGATTGTCATAATATTGAATCTGtaatcattttgacaatattgtcTTCTGATCTATGAACACAATGTATCTCTCCACTTATTTGGGTCTTACTTATCTCAGCAATATTTTTGTAATTTGGGGGTAACGTTTTTTACCAgatttatccctaagtatttcatattttttggtATTATTGTGAATGGTGTTTTTCTGATGATTTGTTGGTAGTATATGGAGTACAACTGATTGTCCTATATTGATCTATCCTACAACTTTAACAAAGCAGATTTCTCTCAATAATGTGAGTGGGCCTTTTTCAATCAGTTGATGGCTTGAACAGAAGAAGAAGGAATTCTCAAGCAGATGGCCTTCAGATTTGAACTGGAGCGTTGGCTCTTCCTGTTCTCCAGTCTGACAGCCTTCAAATTTGAGCTGTgactgttatgcccaagtcgcgaaatctcccaatgaccaccagggagctgatatccgatgcaaaagcaagagagtttttattaccaagctcaagctggggctcccactgatACCGACGCtgcggctatagggaggagccccgggttttggattacattgcttatatagggagtatacatggaaaaaaatcatttctagaTAGGGGaacgtctgattggtcactttctttcgaagggttgtgtgttggttcttGCTTGGTCCCTATCatctaggtagaccacaagttcctgagcgttaagtcaggagattttggtctggggtccgattggctcgtgggcggtggggtgaggtcaagggatttccaaaggctcttggatttccaaaggctcttttcccggaaccttactaaatggagtttttctgttaacaaaatggagtagcttagattcttcagtGACATCTGTTCAAGAGTTTCCTCCTGATAATTATAAGGATTAATACACACAAAGCACTTAAAGCAGTACACAGTACAGTCAGTAAATGTATGCTGCTGTTAAGTTCTACCATCATCATTACCACTGTTATCAATATAACTGCTGTCTTTAGTACCCACTCACCCTCCAAGACCCACCCTATTCCACAGCGACACTGGCACATTTAATCTTCCTCTTTAACACCTGTCAATGGGATCAACTAATAATTTGTAAACCTCAGTTCCAAGTAAAAATGCAGGCCCCTGttaaaggaataatttcaagATGGCAGTAGCAGAACAGTTAAGTCAATTATGGGGCCCTATTCAACTACTCgggcctccctagtggctcagtggtaaagaatccacctgctaatgctaatgggttcaatccctggctcaggaggatctcctggagaaggaaatggcaacccactctagtgttcttgcctggaaaatctcggggatagaggagcctggccggctacagttcatggggtcataaaagagtggaacacaacttagcagctagaCGACAATAAATTCAACCACACAGATGACACATCCATAAAGCTAGCCCTGCCTGCCAGCATCAGAGATGATCTCCTATCCAAGATGATTAATTCCTACTTCTTGAGCTTCCCATTAAAAACCTGCACTTCTACTTAACTTCCACAATATTCTCACCTAAttcaggcatttaaaaatatattcaggatGCGGAACTTCCTGGTGGTTTACAGGTTAGGACTCGCattcccactgcagggggtataCGGTCCATCCCCATGGGGGagataagattccacatgctgtggcagccaaaaaaaatacaGGAATACTTTAAGAGATGTTGCTTTAAACCTTATTCAGAGCAGTTAGCAAACCCAGGGAGAAAAAGAGGATGGGCTGTTGCTACTTCAGTCACTCAACAGATAGTCACTGAATACAGCCCATAAATCAGGTTCTGAGTGATATCTACCAATAAGCAGAATATTCATGTAAGttctgaaaagtttaaaaatgttcgAAGTTTCACTTAAGCAATTCATAATACAAATCAATATTTCTGTATTTACTCATGAAAGCCCTTTTCTGAATCCTAGAATGAAGACAGAAACAGTAGAGCTTCCACCATTTCCCAGCTCGTATATTAATCAATGAGTGACAAAAAAAACCTGCTGTAAACCACTGAGATTTTGGACTCATCTACTACGACAGCATAACCTATGGAAAGCTAATACAGCAGCCATGTCTCCCATCATGTAAACTAGAGAAACAGCAAAGCCTATTTTCATGCAGAGTTAATGAAGTCCTTATACAAAAACCAGTGATAACTTGAGAACTAATGAAAGAAACACGAGGGGCAAAGTCATCAAGAAATGAAGGGTTAGCCCAGAAGGTTGAAAGGAGGAAGTCATACATGAATGCCATCTACTCTTAGACTTCGAACTttcatatttctatacattaaaagTAAAGCAGAGAACAGCTTATGTAAAGTTTCACATTTTACTAAACCCTTTTACAATCACCGTCATTTCACATATTGAGGCCCAATATGGTACAGTGCCCAGGAGTCCCAAGTTTTCTGACTGTAAAGTGTCTTCTTTTAATTACTTGGTAATTAATGCAAAGCACTGTTTTtaatcataataaaatgttgggTGGAAAGGCCCGGATAGCTCTAACAAGCATAAAATCCGCACCTACACAGCGCCGAGGACTTCATCAACTCGCAAGCACCGCCCTACACGGCCATCACCGAACAGTCAGCAGGACAAAAGCTTACGTCAGCAGAGTGCTTCCCCTCCCAGCCTTTTCATCCTCCACCCTTCCCGAAAGGCCAACTGGCAAGCAGAAGAACCAACGAGAGGAGCGCGAACGTGACTGGACGGCCGGGCATCACGTGATAACCACAGGGCGTGGGATTTGGCTCTGAGCAGACGGAAGCACAGCGCTGAGGATGGGGCTGGCCTAGTGTGGGAGGGGGAATTGGAAGCTTGGGGGAGGAGCCTGTGCACCAGCCACTGTCCGAGTTCTGCCAGCAATCGAGTCCGAGTGTCTGGTTATTACTGTACCGCCACTCGTGCGCTGCGGTACTACAGAGTCGCTGGGTTGCCGGGTCCGAGTAGCTGCGCGCGCGAGCGGCAGCAGGGAATGGAAACAGAAAACACGGGCAGGTAAGGCCGGGGCGGAACACCGCCCCTCCCCCCGCGCCCTTTGCCGTGGGGCAGGCCGcgggcgcgcgcgcgcacacacgcacgcacgcacacgcacgcacacacacgcacgcacgcaggggTTCCTTAACGGTGTGGCCCCTGTAGCAAGGTCCGGGCCGCGCATGCGCACTGGCGGCCCGCCAGGCCACTTTTTACCGAAGTCCTTCcagacacttcagttcagttcagtcgctcagtcgtgtccgaccctttgcgaccccgtgaatcgcagcacgccaggcctccctgtccatcaccaattcccggagttcactcagactcacgtccatcgagtcggtgatgccatccaaccatctcatcctctgtcgtccccttctcctcctgcccccaatccctcccagcatcagagtcttttccaatgagtcaactcttcgcatgaggtggccaaagtactggagtttcaacttcagcatcattccctccaaagaaatcccagggttgatcttcagaatggactgattggatctccttgcagtccaagggactctcaagagtcttctccaacaccacagttcaaaagcatcaattcttcggcgctcagccttcttcacagtccaactctcacatccatacatgaccacaggaaaaaccatagccttgactagacggaccttagtcggcaaagtaatgtctctactttccaGACACTTAGCTGACATTAAAATACGGTCGTAAGCAACCAGCAGTCTCCAATTAATGTTTCTTTCCGCTACATTTCCCTTCACCCTCTATTATCATGCAAAGCTGTAAGGATGAAGTGTTATAtgtatcagtgtgtgtgtgtgtgtgtgtgtgtgtgtacagctgTAAGGAGGAAATGTCAcatgtgtcagtgtgtgtgtgtgtgtgtgtgtgtgtgtgtgtgtgtgtgtgtgagtcgctcaagtccgactctttgcgaccccacggactgtagcccaccaggcttctctgtccttgaaattctccaggcaagaatactggagtggattgccattcccttctccagaggaacttccgaacccaggaatcaagctctggtttcctgcatggcaggcagattctttaccgtttgagctacagggaagtccctctgtatCACTCTAGGAGTTTTCATCTCAGAGTTGTAGGTTTATTGTGGCTTTCTTCCTCAACGGTGTACCTAAGGGGCACGAGGTGGATAACGTTGCCATTCTAGAGCTCTTGAATTCTGAAACTAGCAATAACACTTCCAATAAGTTATCTAAAATTGTGTTCTAGTGGTCTTGGCGACGATCTTAAGTATTTACTTGTCATGTGCCCTTTGGGGAATGTGAGGTGGGTGGGGAGTTTTGCAAAAGCAGAGATTTCGAAATTGGAACCTCTGATGGAAAGCCAAATGAAAAACTAAGTATAATAACAgagtcttttaaaagaaaaaaaaagtttacatcgGAATACAATACTATTAGACCTCATTAAGAATTATCCTGATTTGGGGCTCTAAACTTGGGGAAGACACTGAAGTTCTCTGGGCCTGTTGATGTCTGTAAAATAGGGTGTTGTGGAATCTGGTTCTGACATGAGTCAGTGTTAGGTGGAAGGGGAGTGCTTTAGTAACCAACAGAGATTGTCTTAAGAGTTTAGGGAAGGAGGTAAAGTGCAGACTTCATCCTGACATTATGAATCAAATCCTGAAATAAAGAACTCCATTTCTTTCCCTAAAGAACTTTACAAATAAAACTTGTGGAAATTGCTCCTGTCTTTATGATCTTCATTCCAATCAGAATTGAAACCTGGTTAAACGCCTACCATCAAATAGATTGCAGTCATCTCTCTTGTATCCATAGATTTGTTCCAGGCCCTTCGGAGACACCAAAATCTGTATGCTCAAGTACCTTAATAAAAAATGGCAGAGTCCAGTTGGCCATTGTGTAGGTTCTAGAATGCACACAGGGAGTGTCTTACAGCAAAGTAATAGGTTTCTCTGGTACAATGTTTAGCTCAAAACTGTCTGACTTCTATTTGGTCTTAACTGAATCCATTGGGTTATAGACCATTTTTTATTCTGACTTGTAACATTTTCACTTTGCGAAGTATGGGTAACTGTGTTAATACTCTCAGGAGTATTTTGTTGGGGATTCTGAAATGACTCAGGCCCCTGGTAATCCTGAGAAAGTAGTGCTTTGTCATCCTTGTCTTTGTGCTCATCATGAAATGTTAGGTAtagttaatttcctttttattttggaagagATTAATTTCAAAAAACTACATATTATAGATGTAGACCCTTTTTTTAAGAATGAGAAGAGAGTTCAAGAGTCTTAAAAAGTACTAACcggagagaagaaaaggaa includes:
- the UQCC6 gene encoding ubiquinol-cytochrome c reductase complex assembly factor 6, with the protein product MPAGVSWTSYLKMFAASLLAMCAGAEVVHRYYRPDLTIPEIPPKPGELKTELLGLKEQQQEHQSSTLPRTL